Proteins from a genomic interval of Nitrospina gracilis Nb-211:
- the nuoH gene encoding NADH-quinone oxidoreductase subunit NuoH: MDDILIDLAITLAKIFFVLGVTVGFFAPILTWVERKQSAIMQDRIGANRADIMGFTALGLFHIMADGLKMFTKEDFIPQGANKFLHTLSPIIALIPAILTFAVVPFGGEYILFGKEVKLVISDLDVGLLFVFAIASIATYGYVVAGWSSNNNYSLLGSMRTASQMVSYEVTMGLTIIGVLMVYGTMQLTEIGNAQENFLHWGIFLQPVGFFMFFAASIAENKRIPFDNPEAESELVAGYFTEYSGLKFGMFFMAEFIEMVTIAAIVTILFFGAWHIPFLSTATLLEIFDFLGETGSNLVVMFIHVGVFFAKVIFFLFVQMVIRWTLPRFRYDQIMKLGWKILLPLSLANVVVTGIVILALQ; this comes from the coding sequence ATGGACGATATACTGATTGATCTGGCCATCACCCTTGCCAAAATCTTTTTTGTGCTGGGAGTCACGGTCGGCTTTTTTGCCCCGATTCTGACGTGGGTGGAGCGCAAGCAGAGCGCCATCATGCAGGACCGCATTGGCGCAAACCGCGCAGACATCATGGGTTTCACTGCGCTTGGCCTGTTCCACATCATGGCCGACGGGCTGAAGATGTTCACGAAGGAAGACTTCATCCCGCAGGGCGCGAACAAGTTTCTGCATACACTCAGCCCCATCATCGCGCTGATCCCCGCTATTTTGACCTTTGCGGTGGTGCCGTTCGGCGGCGAGTACATCCTGTTCGGCAAGGAAGTCAAGCTGGTCATCTCGGATCTCGATGTCGGTCTCCTGTTCGTGTTCGCCATCGCATCCATCGCCACTTACGGTTACGTGGTCGCCGGGTGGAGCTCCAACAACAACTACTCCCTGCTCGGTTCCATGCGCACCGCCTCGCAGATGGTGTCGTACGAAGTCACGATGGGTCTGACCATCATCGGCGTGCTCATGGTGTACGGCACCATGCAGTTGACGGAAATCGGCAACGCCCAGGAAAACTTCCTGCACTGGGGCATTTTCCTCCAGCCGGTCGGCTTCTTCATGTTTTTCGCCGCATCGATCGCGGAGAACAAGCGCATCCCGTTCGACAACCCGGAAGCGGAATCCGAGCTGGTGGCCGGGTACTTTACCGAATACAGCGGACTCAAGTTCGGCATGTTTTTCATGGCCGAATTCATCGAGATGGTGACGATCGCCGCGATCGTGACCATCCTGTTTTTCGGCGCGTGGCACATCCCGTTTCTGAGCACCGCCACTCTGCTGGAAATCTTCGACTTTCTGGGAGAGACCGGGTCGAACCTCGTCGTCATGTTCATCCATGTCGGCGTGTTCTTCGCCAAGGTCATTTTCTTCCTGTTTGTCCAAATGGTCATCCGGTGGACGCTTCCGCGGTTCCGCTATGACCAGATCATGAAGCTGGGATGGAAGATCCTCCTGCCCCTGTCTCTGGCGAACGTCGTTGTCACGGGCATCGTCATTCTGGCCCTTCAATAA
- a CDS encoding NADH-quinone oxidoreductase subunit N: protein MEMIPTPEIDLTSLAPVLVLSVFSMMVLLFDLFAGKNKSGLVFISLTGLLMAAISAFAKRDLPVYSFGGAYVVDNLSVFFTCIFCLSSALAILLSIEYNRRERINMGEYYGLILFCTVGMIVLASSTDLIMIFLGIEIVSICLYVLAGIRRYDPHSNEASLKYFLLGAFATGFLLYGMALLYGTTGSTKLVTIAELLNSGEVFSQPMMLMGIVLLVIGFGFKVASVPFHMWAPDVYEGAPTPVTAFMAVGPKAAAFAAFFRVFAEGIPELAPSWNMILSIVAVITMFVGNLGAIMQTNIKRLLAFSSVSHVGYILIAIIAKNSLGSASLLFYMLAYAFMIFGAFGVVILLGRDGNENLDIQNYSGLGFKHPVLAMSMSIFLLSLGGLPPLAGFVAKFYIFQAALKEGFVILVVLAVLNSAISFYYYLKVIVYMYMKEPVQEFKLSLTPITMLVIGIGVLGTLELGIFPDPIISLAKP, encoded by the coding sequence GTGGAAATGATACCAACCCCTGAAATAGACCTGACCAGCCTCGCGCCTGTGCTGGTGCTGAGCGTGTTTTCCATGATGGTCCTGTTGTTCGATCTGTTCGCCGGCAAGAACAAGTCCGGCCTCGTGTTCATCAGCCTCACGGGCCTTCTCATGGCCGCCATCAGTGCCTTCGCCAAGCGGGATCTGCCGGTGTACTCCTTCGGCGGCGCTTACGTGGTGGACAACCTTTCCGTTTTCTTCACCTGCATCTTCTGTCTCAGCTCCGCGCTCGCCATCCTGTTGTCGATCGAATACAACCGCCGCGAACGCATCAACATGGGCGAGTATTACGGACTGATTCTGTTCTGCACCGTGGGTATGATCGTGCTGGCGTCTTCGACGGACCTCATCATGATCTTTCTCGGCATCGAGATCGTCTCCATCTGCCTTTATGTGCTGGCGGGGATTCGCCGTTATGATCCGCATTCCAACGAAGCGTCACTCAAATACTTCCTGCTGGGCGCGTTCGCCACGGGTTTTCTGCTGTACGGCATGGCCCTGCTTTACGGCACCACCGGCAGTACCAAGCTGGTCACAATCGCGGAGTTGCTCAACAGCGGCGAAGTGTTCTCGCAACCGATGATGCTGATGGGCATCGTCCTGCTTGTCATCGGCTTCGGCTTCAAAGTCGCGTCCGTTCCGTTCCACATGTGGGCACCTGACGTGTATGAAGGCGCACCGACGCCGGTCACCGCGTTCATGGCAGTGGGACCGAAAGCCGCCGCCTTTGCCGCTTTCTTCCGCGTGTTCGCCGAGGGCATTCCGGAACTGGCCCCGTCGTGGAACATGATCCTGTCCATCGTCGCCGTCATCACCATGTTCGTCGGCAACCTGGGCGCCATCATGCAGACCAACATCAAGCGGCTTCTCGCTTTCTCCAGCGTGTCCCATGTTGGATACATTCTGATCGCCATCATCGCCAAGAACTCGTTGGGCAGCGCCAGCCTGCTGTTCTACATGCTGGCTTACGCGTTCATGATCTTCGGCGCGTTCGGCGTGGTGATCCTGCTGGGACGCGACGGCAACGAAAACCTCGATATCCAGAACTACTCCGGCCTCGGGTTCAAGCACCCCGTACTGGCCATGTCCATGTCCATTTTCCTCCTGTCGCTGGGAGGACTGCCGCCTCTGGCCGGATTCGTCGCCAAGTTCTACATCTTCCAGGCGGCCTTGAAAGAGGGCTTCGTTATTCTGGTTGTCCTCGCGGTGCTCAACAGCGCCATCTCCTTTTATTACTACCTGAAGGTGATCGTGTACATGTACATGAAGGAGCCGGTTCAGGAGTTCAAGCTGTCCTTGACGCCCATCACCATGCTGGTCATCGGCATCGGCGTGCTGGGAACGCTGGAACTCGGCATCTTTCCCGACCCGATCATCTCCCTCGCCAAGCCCTGA
- the nuoL gene encoding NADH-quinone oxidoreductase subunit L, whose translation MLFKLAWLIPLFPLIGSIINGIFGLKLGKDKVSWIACGFPAMSFFVTVILWVALFFHPEGQAYPEQILWTWMAAGDFTVEFGFQIDPLSMVMMLVVTGVGTIIHIFSIGYMYEEYSYYRYFSYLNLFLFSMLILVMGNNFLMMFIGWEGVGVCSYFLIGYYFEKKSACDASVKAFVVNRVGDFAFLLGIFYIFHEFGTIDFTSVFNAVPSTMVYNSEAVTLITMFLFIGATGKSAQIPLYTWLPDAMEGPTPVSALIHAATMVTAGVYMVVRCNALFNMAPITMMVIALVGGGTALFAATIGCTQYDIKRVLAYSTVSQIGYMFLACGVGAYTAAIFHLVTHAFFKACLFLGSGSVIHGMHHEQDIRKMGGLKDHFPITYVTFLVSTIAIAGIFPFSGFFSKDEILYHALMDGNVIYWGMGVAGAFITAFYMFRLVFLTFHGPSRVDPHVHPHESPKVMTLPLIVLAGLAFFGGLLGIPLIHGWHALHNFLEPVLSFDFATALHNSEVMLAEHGHHVTFAEVLHDKTHSAHNVWLEIFLMVFSMGVALAGIFMAYLFYIKRPELPDEYTKGQWGYDLVKNKYMIDELYDAIFVQPTVKGSFFLWKEGDAKGVDGAVNGVAQTIGWFSKQAREFQSGFVRNYAMFMVVGFILLLILI comes from the coding sequence GTGCTTTTCAAACTCGCCTGGCTGATTCCCCTGTTCCCGTTGATCGGTTCGATCATCAACGGAATCTTCGGCCTCAAACTGGGAAAAGACAAAGTCAGCTGGATTGCCTGCGGGTTTCCCGCGATGTCCTTCTTCGTCACCGTGATCCTGTGGGTGGCGCTGTTCTTCCATCCTGAAGGCCAGGCGTATCCCGAACAGATCCTGTGGACGTGGATGGCGGCGGGCGACTTCACCGTCGAGTTCGGTTTTCAGATCGATCCCCTGTCCATGGTCATGATGCTGGTGGTCACCGGCGTCGGCACCATCATCCACATCTTCTCCATCGGGTACATGTATGAGGAGTACAGCTACTACCGCTACTTCTCCTACCTGAACCTCTTCCTGTTCTCCATGCTGATCCTCGTCATGGGCAACAACTTCCTGATGATGTTCATCGGGTGGGAAGGCGTGGGTGTCTGTTCCTACTTCCTCATCGGTTACTACTTCGAAAAGAAATCGGCCTGCGACGCCAGTGTGAAGGCCTTCGTGGTCAACCGCGTCGGCGACTTTGCGTTCCTGCTGGGCATCTTCTACATCTTTCACGAATTCGGCACCATCGATTTCACCTCGGTATTCAACGCGGTGCCTTCGACGATGGTTTACAACAGCGAAGCGGTCACGCTGATCACGATGTTCCTGTTCATCGGCGCCACGGGTAAGTCGGCGCAGATTCCGCTCTACACCTGGTTGCCGGACGCGATGGAAGGCCCGACCCCGGTCAGCGCGCTCATCCACGCGGCGACGATGGTCACCGCCGGCGTGTACATGGTGGTTCGTTGCAACGCGTTGTTCAACATGGCGCCGATCACGATGATGGTCATCGCGCTCGTGGGCGGCGGCACGGCGCTCTTCGCCGCCACCATCGGTTGCACCCAGTACGACATCAAACGCGTACTCGCCTACTCCACCGTCAGCCAGATCGGCTACATGTTCCTGGCCTGCGGCGTCGGCGCCTACACCGCGGCGATCTTTCATCTCGTGACGCACGCGTTCTTCAAGGCCTGCCTGTTCCTCGGTTCCGGCAGTGTCATCCACGGCATGCATCACGAGCAGGACATCCGCAAGATGGGCGGCCTGAAAGACCATTTTCCGATCACCTACGTCACCTTTCTCGTGTCCACCATCGCCATCGCGGGCATTTTCCCATTCTCCGGGTTTTTCAGTAAGGACGAGATTCTGTATCACGCCTTGATGGATGGCAACGTGATCTATTGGGGCATGGGCGTGGCCGGTGCATTCATCACCGCCTTCTACATGTTCCGGCTGGTATTTTTGACGTTCCACGGCCCGTCGCGCGTCGATCCGCACGTGCATCCGCACGAATCGCCCAAGGTCATGACCCTGCCGTTGATCGTGCTGGCAGGACTGGCATTTTTTGGCGGCCTTCTGGGCATTCCGCTCATTCACGGCTGGCACGCTCTGCACAATTTCCTGGAACCGGTGCTGTCGTTCGATTTCGCCACCGCCCTGCACAATTCGGAAGTCATGCTGGCGGAGCACGGTCACCATGTGACCTTTGCGGAAGTCCTGCACGACAAGACGCACAGCGCACACAACGTGTGGCTGGAGATTTTCCTGATGGTTTTCTCCATGGGCGTGGCTCTGGCCGGTATTTTCATGGCGTACCTGTTCTATATCAAACGCCCGGAACTGCCGGACGAATACACCAAGGGTCAGTGGGGTTACGATCTGGTGAAAAACAAATACATGATAGACGAACTGTACGATGCGATTTTCGTCCAACCCACGGTGAAAGGCTCCTTCTTCCTGTGGAAAGAAGGCGACGCCAAGGGCGTTGACGGAGCCGTCAACGGCGTGGCGCAGACCATCGGCTGGTTCAGCAAGCAGGCCCGTGAATTCCAGTCCGGATTCGTGCGTAATTACGCCATGTTCATGGTGGTCGGATTCATTTTACTGTTGATCCTTATCTAG
- a CDS encoding NuoI/complex I 23 kDa subunit family protein, with protein sequence MAYYVERNVKMTWWERLYIPEIIRGMIITSRHFFRNLFGFIPFFLGKKKEREIFTIYYPEETREYPIAYRGRPVLALNEEGRPNCVACGLCEIACPAYCIDIQPGANSGKQNEVERFPVEFTIDYAVCIFCGFCEEACPEEAIFMSNDCDISMLDRKKMKYNMQQLLMPVSELQNRIDFCRKMYGKWNY encoded by the coding sequence ATGGCTTACTACGTCGAGCGCAACGTAAAGATGACGTGGTGGGAACGTTTATATATCCCCGAAATCATCCGGGGCATGATCATTACCTCGCGTCATTTCTTCAGGAACCTGTTTGGGTTCATTCCCTTCTTTTTGGGAAAGAAAAAAGAACGGGAGATTTTCACGATTTACTATCCCGAGGAAACGCGGGAATACCCGATCGCGTACCGCGGACGACCGGTGCTGGCGCTGAATGAAGAAGGGCGCCCCAACTGTGTGGCCTGCGGCTTGTGCGAAATCGCCTGCCCCGCTTACTGCATCGATATCCAACCCGGTGCCAACAGCGGCAAGCAGAACGAGGTCGAGCGGTTCCCGGTGGAGTTCACCATTGACTACGCGGTCTGCATCTTCTGTGGATTCTGTGAAGAAGCGTGCCCGGAAGAAGCCATCTTCATGAGCAACGATTGTGACATCTCGATGCTCGACCGCAAGAAAATGAAATACAACATGCAACAGTTGTTGATGCCGGTGTCCGAATTGCAGAACCGCATCGACTTCTGCCGGAAAATGTACGGAAAATGGAATTACTGA
- a CDS encoding lipid A deacylase LpxR family protein, with protein sequence MRLKTGEGQVRKSRAQRKGTLVGSLLLAGWMALGVAAPAAAQPGRDCPEYFFNATDGNDFFAGLTDRHFTQGLRISFVERGTGTDDPGWAERVRQDCASSHLPGRAGMGVLRFLTNSTRRAGQATLGRWFDFNTDTVSVILGHNIYTPEDLSKTGLISRDQPYAGWLYVGFGFFNENKDREVLGEKVDILDSVEIDLGVVGPASGGERVQREWHELIDDEDPKGWDNQLHNEFALLISYDRKYRHRLVEENGIRPAVDWIPGGGFALGNVFTYVSAGGIMRVGYNLPADYGPPRIRPGTQGSDFFDTGGHHRKKLMAYLYTGVEGRAIAQNIFLDGNTFRTSHAVNKRYLVGDWQFGGALAYDCVRLAYTIVYRSQEFKGEFEPDIFGSVTLSVRF encoded by the coding sequence ATGAGACTGAAAACTGGAGAGGGACAAGTAAGGAAAAGCAGAGCGCAGAGGAAGGGGACGCTTGTGGGAAGCCTTCTGCTTGCGGGCTGGATGGCGCTGGGGGTGGCGGCTCCGGCGGCGGCGCAGCCGGGGAGGGACTGCCCGGAGTACTTTTTCAACGCCACCGACGGCAATGATTTCTTTGCGGGACTCACCGACCGTCATTTCACCCAGGGCCTGCGGATTTCGTTCGTCGAGCGGGGAACGGGTACGGATGATCCGGGCTGGGCGGAACGGGTCCGACAGGACTGCGCCTCGTCGCACCTTCCCGGGCGTGCGGGCATGGGGGTCCTCCGCTTTCTCACCAACTCCACCCGCAGGGCGGGGCAGGCCACACTCGGCCGCTGGTTCGATTTCAATACCGACACGGTGAGCGTCATCCTGGGTCATAACATCTACACGCCGGAGGATCTGTCGAAAACCGGCCTCATCAGCCGCGACCAGCCTTATGCAGGATGGCTTTACGTCGGCTTCGGCTTCTTTAATGAAAATAAGGACCGCGAGGTGCTGGGGGAGAAGGTCGACATACTGGACTCGGTGGAGATCGACCTGGGGGTGGTCGGTCCTGCTTCCGGCGGCGAGCGGGTACAGCGTGAATGGCATGAGTTGATCGACGACGAGGACCCAAAAGGCTGGGACAACCAGCTCCATAATGAATTTGCGCTTTTGATCTCCTACGACCGCAAGTACCGCCATCGGCTGGTGGAGGAAAACGGCATCCGGCCGGCGGTGGACTGGATTCCCGGCGGCGGGTTTGCGCTGGGCAACGTGTTCACGTACGTATCGGCAGGCGGCATCATGCGGGTGGGATACAACCTGCCGGCCGACTACGGTCCGCCGCGCATCCGCCCGGGCACGCAGGGCTCGGACTTTTTCGACACCGGCGGGCATCATAGGAAAAAGTTGATGGCCTACCTGTACACCGGCGTGGAAGGCCGGGCGATCGCACAGAACATTTTTCTTGATGGCAATACGTTCCGCACCAGCCACGCGGTGAACAAGCGGTATCTTGTCGGAGACTGGCAGTTCGGCGGCGCGCTCGCCTACGACTGCGTCCGCCTGGCTTATACCATTGTGTACCGCTCGCAGGAATTCAAGGGCGAGTTCGAACCCGACATCTTCGGCTCGGTGACGCTGTCGGTGCGATTTTAG
- a CDS encoding NADH-quinone oxidoreductase subunit J family protein — MELLIFYPLGGLCLLLALGVVFNNSPIGSAVSLIGMMLGLAAIFVLLQAHFLAILQVIIYAGAIMVLFMFVIMLLNLKQDLTWKTRDRNLFLSILTGLLVLGVLYKFIELTLGTEFNNPAEVPNTFGTAEEVGTKLFTDYVLPFEVASILLLAAMVGAVVLAKSKLD; from the coding sequence ATGGAATTACTGATTTTCTATCCACTGGGTGGATTGTGCCTCCTCCTGGCTCTGGGAGTGGTGTTCAACAACAGTCCCATCGGATCGGCGGTGTCCCTCATCGGCATGATGCTGGGCTTGGCGGCGATCTTCGTCCTCTTGCAGGCGCATTTTCTCGCCATCCTGCAAGTCATTATTTACGCCGGTGCGATCATGGTTCTGTTCATGTTCGTCATCATGCTGTTGAACCTGAAACAGGACCTGACCTGGAAGACCCGGGACCGCAACCTGTTCCTGTCCATCCTCACCGGCTTGCTGGTGTTGGGCGTTCTGTACAAATTCATTGAACTCACGTTGGGAACCGAATTCAACAACCCCGCGGAAGTGCCGAACACCTTCGGCACCGCGGAGGAAGTCGGAACCAAACTGTTCACCGATTACGTTCTGCCGTTCGAGGTGGCTTCCATCCTGCTCCTCGCGGCGATGGTCGGCGCGGTGGTGCTGGCCAAATCCAAACTGGATTGA
- the nuoK gene encoding NADH-quinone oxidoreductase subunit NuoK, producing the protein MVPLSHYLILSATLFTIGVLGVLIRRNAIVVFMCIEIMLNAVNISLIAFDRYLNHHDGQIFSFMVMCVAAAEVSVGLAIVIALFRNKPTVNLDEFNLMKW; encoded by the coding sequence ATGGTACCTCTTTCACATTACCTGATACTGAGCGCCACCCTGTTTACCATCGGGGTTTTGGGCGTGTTGATCCGGCGTAACGCCATCGTCGTGTTCATGTGCATTGAAATCATGCTCAATGCAGTAAACATCTCCCTGATCGCCTTCGACCGGTACCTCAACCACCATGACGGTCAGATTTTCAGCTTCATGGTGATGTGCGTCGCGGCGGCGGAAGTTTCCGTGGGGCTGGCCATCGTCATCGCCTTGTTCCGCAACAAGCCGACCGTCAATCTGGATGAATTCAACCTGATGAAGTGGTAG
- the tatA gene encoding twin-arginine translocase TatA/TatE family subunit produces MMGIGFPELMIILVIIMIIFGAGKLPEIGSAFGRSIKNFKTSMKEAEELDSAEQAQQEGAAQQPAGELQQENLSDEEKERLAREKAQAEGEAKDKAMKEKAEAFTASLPRKGSYDFTKDQEETEKKA; encoded by the coding sequence ATGATGGGAATCGGGTTTCCGGAACTGATGATCATTCTGGTCATCATTATGATTATTTTTGGCGCGGGGAAACTGCCCGAGATCGGAAGCGCCTTCGGCCGTAGTATCAAAAACTTCAAAACGTCGATGAAGGAAGCCGAAGAATTGGATTCGGCGGAGCAGGCTCAGCAGGAAGGCGCCGCGCAACAGCCCGCGGGAGAACTTCAGCAGGAAAATCTGAGCGATGAAGAAAAAGAACGTCTGGCGCGTGAAAAGGCACAGGCGGAAGGGGAGGCCAAAGACAAGGCCATGAAGGAGAAGGCGGAAGCGTTCACCGCATCCCTGCCCCGCAAAGGCAGTTACGATTTCACGAAGGATCAGGAAGAAACCGAGAAAAAAGCCTGA
- a CDS encoding NADH-quinone oxidoreductase subunit C, with amino-acid sequence MSTEIIDKIKARFGDKVKDSHSFRGDQTVVVDKDCVYEVAQYLRDEPSLDMNFLMDLTAVDYLDKKKVRFEVVYHFFSLKHNHRFRVKAPVDEEECILDSVVPLYQSANWYEREVWDMYGIKFKGHPNLKRILLYEGFKGHPLRKDYPINKRQPLIGPLN; translated from the coding sequence ATGAGCACTGAAATCATAGACAAAATCAAAGCCCGATTTGGCGACAAGGTGAAGGACTCGCACAGTTTCCGCGGCGATCAGACGGTCGTGGTGGACAAGGACTGCGTTTATGAAGTGGCTCAGTACCTGCGGGACGAACCTTCGCTGGACATGAATTTCCTGATGGACCTGACGGCGGTCGATTACCTGGACAAAAAGAAGGTGCGTTTCGAGGTCGTGTACCACTTCTTTTCGCTCAAACACAATCACCGCTTCCGCGTCAAAGCGCCGGTGGACGAAGAAGAGTGCATTCTCGATTCCGTGGTGCCGCTGTACCAGTCCGCGAACTGGTATGAACGCGAAGTGTGGGACATGTACGGCATCAAGTTCAAAGGCCACCCGAACCTCAAGCGGATCCTGCTGTACGAAGGGTTTAAAGGACATCCGCTCCGTAAAGATTACCCCATCAACAAACGACAGCCGTTGATCGGTCCGCTGAACTGA
- a CDS encoding NADH-quinone oxidoreductase subunit A → MLDSYTGAAILLLFATAIAVGMVVATSLLGPKREFAEKMEPFECGESQIVSPYQRFSVKFYLVAVLFILFDIEAVFLFPWAILYKKLGLFGLVEMILFLIILGVGLAYVWIRGGLDWE, encoded by the coding sequence ATGCTTGACAGCTATACAGGCGCAGCTATCCTTTTGCTTTTTGCCACAGCCATTGCCGTAGGCATGGTGGTGGCCACCTCCCTCCTCGGACCCAAACGCGAGTTCGCGGAAAAAATGGAACCGTTTGAGTGCGGGGAAAGCCAGATTGTCTCGCCCTACCAACGGTTTTCCGTCAAGTTTTACCTCGTCGCGGTGCTGTTCATCCTGTTCGACATTGAGGCCGTTTTCCTGTTCCCGTGGGCCATTCTTTATAAGAAGCTCGGCCTGTTCGGGTTGGTGGAAATGATTCTGTTCCTTATTATTCTCGGAGTCGGACTGGCCTACGTCTGGATCCGGGGAGGTCTGGACTGGGAGTGA
- a CDS encoding NADH-quinone oxidoreductase subunit M, producing MYLTFVTFLPLLACFVMALMPRENTAGVKWFALIVAGVDFILSLPLYFDFNMNTADMQFEYIVPWIPQWGISYHVGIDGISLLLYIMTTFLTFISILASWEVKKYTKEYMMAMLALSTGMLGVFIALDFFLFYVFWEFQLIPMYIIIGVWGGPRRIYAAVKFFIYTAVGSLLMLVAIIWMYFHFHETVGVFTTDILLMTEHLNLTLDQQKWLFLAFFLAFAIKVPMFPFHTWLPDAHVEAPTAGSVILAGVLLKMGTYGFLRFNLPMFPVASNEFLPFIAGLSIIGIIYGALVAMVQEDLKKLVAYSSVSHLGFVMLGIFAFNHYGLQGALLQNLNHGVSTSALFLMVGMIYDRRHTRLIKDFGGLAKVIPMFTVCFMIVTLSSIGLPGTNGFVGEFLVLLGIFQVNGFYAGLATSGVIFAACYMLWMFQRVMFLKVENPENEKLTDMTPREWGYMAPLLVLVFWIGFYPTPFTKTFDASIEKLVHQVDPKQYMPHAQGQHAAKLDQHLMQLKFEQNGNLN from the coding sequence ATGTACCTTACATTCGTAACATTCTTACCGTTGCTCGCCTGTTTCGTGATGGCGTTGATGCCGCGCGAAAATACGGCAGGCGTCAAATGGTTCGCGCTCATTGTCGCAGGCGTGGATTTCATTCTGTCTTTGCCGTTGTATTTCGATTTCAACATGAATACGGCGGACATGCAGTTCGAGTACATCGTTCCGTGGATCCCGCAATGGGGTATCAGCTATCACGTCGGCATCGACGGGATCTCCCTGTTGCTGTACATCATGACCACGTTTTTGACCTTCATCTCCATCCTCGCATCGTGGGAGGTGAAGAAATACACCAAAGAATACATGATGGCCATGCTGGCTCTTTCGACTGGCATGCTGGGCGTGTTCATCGCCTTGGACTTCTTCCTGTTCTATGTCTTCTGGGAATTCCAGCTCATCCCCATGTACATCATCATTGGTGTCTGGGGCGGACCGCGCCGCATTTACGCGGCGGTGAAGTTCTTCATATACACCGCTGTCGGCTCCCTGCTCATGCTGGTCGCCATCATCTGGATGTACTTCCATTTTCACGAAACCGTCGGTGTATTCACCACCGACATCCTGCTGATGACGGAGCACCTGAACCTGACGCTGGACCAGCAGAAATGGCTGTTCCTCGCGTTCTTCCTGGCGTTCGCCATCAAGGTGCCCATGTTTCCATTCCACACCTGGCTCCCGGACGCGCACGTGGAAGCGCCGACGGCAGGCAGTGTCATCCTTGCAGGCGTGCTCCTGAAAATGGGGACCTATGGATTCCTGCGGTTCAACCTGCCGATGTTCCCGGTGGCGAGCAATGAGTTCCTGCCGTTCATCGCGGGCCTCTCCATCATCGGCATCATTTACGGTGCGCTGGTGGCGATGGTGCAGGAGGACCTTAAAAAGCTGGTCGCGTATTCCAGTGTCAGCCATCTCGGCTTCGTCATGCTGGGCATTTTCGCCTTCAACCACTACGGCCTGCAGGGCGCTCTTCTGCAGAACCTCAACCACGGGGTCAGTACCAGCGCCCTCTTTTTGATGGTGGGCATGATTTATGACCGGCGGCACACACGGCTGATTAAAGATTTCGGTGGACTAGCCAAGGTGATCCCCATGTTCACCGTGTGCTTCATGATCGTCACACTCTCATCCATCGGCCTGCCGGGAACCAACGGGTTCGTCGGCGAGTTTCTGGTCCTGCTGGGCATCTTTCAGGTGAACGGCTTCTACGCGGGCCTGGCCACCTCCGGCGTTATCTTCGCCGCCTGCTACATGCTGTGGATGTTCCAGCGGGTGATGTTCCTGAAAGTCGAAAACCCGGAAAACGAAAAACTGACTGACATGACCCCGCGGGAATGGGGCTACATGGCGCCGCTTCTCGTCCTGGTGTTCTGGATTGGGTTCTACCCCACCCCGTTCACCAAAACGTTCGACGCGTCGATCGAGAAACTGGTCCACCAGGTGGACCCGAAACAATACATGCCCCACGCGCAGGGCCAGCATGCCGCGAAACTGGATCAGCACCTGATGCAGTTGAAATTCGAGCAAAACGGAAATCTGAATTGA